The Bradyrhizobium ottawaense genome window below encodes:
- the gnd gene encoding phosphogluconate dehydrogenase (NAD(+)-dependent, decarboxylating), protein MQLGMIGLGRMGGNIVRRLMRQGHSTVVYDKDAKAVAGLAADGAVGSSTLEDFISKLERPRTAWVMLPAGHITQTTIETIAGVMQAGDVIIDGGNTFWQDDVRRGKALKERGIHYVDVGTSGGVWGLDRGYCMMIGGEKQVVDRLDPIFAALAPGAGDIPRTEGREGRDPRIEQGYIHAGPVGAGHFVKMIHNGIEYGLMQAYAEGFDILKNANIEALPADHRYDFDLADIAEVWRRGSVIPSWLLDLTSTALADSPQLTEYSGFVEDSGEGRWTVNAAIDEAVPAEVLTAALYTRFRSRQEHTFAEKILSAMRAGFGGHKEPKQPGAAKSK, encoded by the coding sequence ATGCAACTCGGCATGATCGGCCTCGGCCGGATGGGCGGCAACATCGTTCGCCGCCTGATGCGCCAGGGACATTCGACCGTGGTCTATGACAAGGACGCCAAGGCCGTCGCGGGCCTTGCCGCGGACGGTGCGGTCGGCTCCTCGACGCTCGAAGACTTCATCTCGAAGCTCGAGCGGCCGCGCACGGCCTGGGTGATGCTGCCTGCGGGGCACATCACCCAGACCACGATCGAGACCATCGCGGGCGTGATGCAGGCGGGCGACGTCATCATCGATGGCGGCAACACCTTCTGGCAGGACGATGTCCGCCGCGGCAAGGCGCTGAAGGAACGCGGCATCCACTATGTCGACGTCGGCACGTCGGGCGGCGTCTGGGGCCTCGACCGCGGCTATTGCATGATGATCGGCGGCGAGAAGCAGGTGGTCGACCGGCTCGATCCGATCTTCGCCGCGCTGGCGCCCGGCGCCGGCGACATTCCACGCACGGAAGGACGCGAGGGCCGCGATCCCCGCATCGAGCAGGGCTACATCCATGCCGGCCCGGTCGGCGCCGGCCATTTCGTCAAGATGATCCACAACGGCATCGAATACGGCCTGATGCAGGCCTATGCCGAAGGTTTCGACATCCTCAAGAACGCCAATATCGAGGCTCTCCCGGCGGATCACCGCTACGATTTCGATCTCGCCGACATCGCCGAAGTGTGGCGGCGCGGCAGCGTAATCCCGTCCTGGCTGCTCGACCTCACCTCGACGGCCCTCGCCGACAGTCCGCAGCTGACGGAATATTCCGGCTTCGTGGAAGATTCCGGCGAAGGACGCTGGACCGTGAACGCGGCGATCGACGAGGCCGTGCCGGCCGAAGTTTTGACCGCGGCGCTCTACACACGTTTCCGTTCCCGCCAGGAACACACCTTCGCCGAAAAAATTCTCTCCGCGATGCGCGCAGGTTTTGGCGGCCACAAGGAGCCGAAGCAGCCGGGCGCCGCGAAGTCCAAATAA
- a CDS encoding maltotransferase domain-containing protein encodes MNKTIQTVESAAAGSAFLIEDVYPAIDAGRFAVKRIAGERMEVWADVYRDGDAVVGAALIWRREQDRDWKREPMDHRGNDRWSGGFTPVEPGQHVYAIEAWTDEFATWSHGVARKQRMGADVSLDAIEGAGLLTKAHGARQDAAAVIVRQCEDYLQTGDVASLLAAELGNAMAESQSRPDLTRSQPFPLTVDRDKARFGAWYQMMPRSQSQVAGQHGTLRDCIARVPDIAAMGFDVLYLTPIQPIGRSRRKGRNNAPVATEGEPGSPYAIGAAEGGHDALHPDLGTIEDFRALVATCLEYGLELALDFAVQCSPDHPWLTLHPEWFKWRPDRSVRTADGPYSDIVIPDFDSVDRAGLWNGFRDAMLFWIDQGVTIFAIDNHDTAPLAFWDWLIRDIRRRHPEVILFSKTFARPKLMKGLAKLGFAQSFTYFPWRTTKWELEQYLGELTRYPERDFYRPNLFVNTPDLLPYHLQGGEAWAFKSRVALAATLSGSYGVYSGFELLEHEAMPGREEYLDSEKYQIRQRDWDRPGNIKSYIAGLNRIRNDNAALQQTANLRFLGIEDGETIAFVKEAAEPANTVLIVIALSGHLRECWLPLGDVTVDAGGQRHHVTTLENLLTGEQSRIEWGGIRLRIDPDRDPALLFRCLA; translated from the coding sequence GTGAACAAGACAATTCAAACTGTCGAAAGTGCCGCAGCCGGCAGCGCTTTCCTGATCGAGGACGTCTATCCCGCAATCGACGCCGGCCGCTTCGCGGTGAAGCGGATCGCGGGTGAGCGCATGGAGGTGTGGGCCGATGTCTACCGCGATGGCGATGCCGTGGTCGGGGCCGCGCTGATCTGGCGCCGCGAGCAGGACCGCGACTGGAAGCGCGAGCCGATGGACCATCGGGGCAATGACCGCTGGTCCGGCGGATTCACACCCGTTGAGCCCGGCCAACATGTCTACGCGATCGAGGCCTGGACCGACGAGTTCGCCACCTGGTCGCACGGAGTCGCGCGCAAGCAGCGAATGGGTGCCGATGTCAGCCTCGATGCGATCGAGGGGGCCGGGCTCCTGACCAAGGCGCATGGCGCGCGACAGGACGCGGCGGCGGTCATCGTCAGACAGTGCGAGGATTATCTTCAGACCGGCGACGTCGCCTCGCTGCTTGCGGCCGAGCTCGGCAATGCCATGGCAGAGAGCCAGTCCCGGCCAGACCTGACCCGCTCGCAGCCTTTCCCGCTGACCGTCGACCGCGACAAGGCGCGCTTCGGCGCCTGGTATCAGATGATGCCGCGCAGCCAGAGCCAGGTCGCCGGCCAGCACGGCACGCTGCGCGACTGCATCGCCCGCGTGCCCGATATCGCCGCGATGGGTTTTGACGTGCTCTATTTGACGCCGATCCAGCCGATCGGCCGCAGCCGTCGCAAGGGCCGCAACAATGCGCCGGTGGCAACCGAGGGCGAGCCCGGCTCGCCCTACGCGATCGGAGCCGCCGAGGGCGGCCACGATGCGCTGCATCCCGATCTCGGCACCATCGAGGATTTCCGCGCGCTGGTTGCGACCTGCCTGGAATACGGTCTCGAGCTCGCGCTCGATTTCGCCGTGCAATGCTCGCCCGACCATCCCTGGCTGACGCTGCATCCGGAATGGTTCAAATGGCGGCCGGACCGCTCGGTGCGGACCGCGGATGGACCCTATTCGGACATCGTGATCCCCGATTTCGACTCCGTCGACAGGGCCGGGCTGTGGAACGGGTTTCGCGATGCCATGCTGTTCTGGATCGACCAAGGCGTCACCATCTTCGCCATCGACAACCACGACACCGCGCCGCTTGCATTCTGGGACTGGCTGATCCGCGACATCCGCCGCCGGCATCCCGAGGTGATCCTGTTCTCCAAGACGTTTGCCCGGCCGAAGCTGATGAAGGGCCTCGCCAAGCTCGGCTTTGCGCAGTCCTTCACCTATTTCCCCTGGCGCACGACAAAGTGGGAGCTGGAGCAATATCTCGGCGAGCTGACGCGCTATCCCGAGCGCGACTTCTATCGCCCGAACCTGTTCGTCAACACGCCCGACCTGCTGCCCTATCATCTCCAGGGCGGAGAGGCCTGGGCGTTCAAGTCGCGCGTTGCGCTGGCGGCGACATTGTCGGGCAGCTACGGCGTTTACAGCGGCTTCGAGCTGCTGGAACACGAGGCGATGCCCGGTCGCGAGGAATATCTGGATTCCGAGAAATACCAGATCCGGCAACGCGACTGGGACCGGCCCGGCAACATCAAGTCCTACATTGCCGGTCTCAACCGCATCCGCAACGACAATGCCGCGCTCCAGCAAACGGCAAATTTGCGGTTTCTCGGCATTGAGGACGGCGAGACGATCGCCTTCGTCAAGGAGGCGGCCGAGCCGGCCAACACCGTCCTCATCGTGATCGCGCTTTCGGGCCATTTGCGCGAGTGCTGGCTGCCGCTCGGCGACGTCACCGTTGACGCCGGCGGGCAGCGGCACCATGTGACGACACTCGAAAACCTTCTCACCGGCGAACAGTCCCGCATCGAATGGGGCGGGATCAGGTTGCGTATCGATCCCGACCGCGATCCGGCGCTCTTGTTCCGCTGCCTGGCGTAA
- the zwf gene encoding glucose-6-phosphate dehydrogenase — MTKDPQVKRKPENCAFVIFGVTGDLTHRLVMPSLYNLAAEHLLPEKFCVVGVARRGQSDDELRNSLLKGLRQFATRPVDDDIAKKLLECVTFVEADPKDPPSFDRLREHLDSLECAQETGGNRLFYLATPPTAFAPTARELGRTGMTKENGAWRRLVIEKPFGTDLASAKALNAELLKIMDEHQIYRIDHYLGKETVQNILVLRFANGMFEPIWNRNHIDHIQITVEEKLGVGHRGGFYDATGALRDMVPNHLFQLMSLVAMEPPARFDAHSVRSEKAEVLTSIQQPSREDALKNSVRAQYLAGRVGDDEIPDYRKTQDVKPGSSTETFVALKLMIDNWRWAGVPFYLRTGKALGHKRTEVAIKFKQAPLSMFSGTTVDRLSQNFLTIGIAPTETIELQFNAKIPGPSVTIDGVEMKFRYGDYFRADPSTGYETLIYDCMIGDNILFQRADGIEAGWQAVQPFLDAWKSAGTNGIETYEAGSDGPACADELLRRDGRSWRKFS; from the coding sequence GTGACAAAAGACCCGCAAGTAAAGCGCAAGCCGGAAAATTGCGCCTTCGTCATCTTTGGCGTGACCGGCGACCTCACTCATCGGCTGGTGATGCCGTCGCTCTACAATCTGGCGGCCGAGCATCTGTTGCCGGAAAAGTTCTGCGTCGTCGGCGTGGCCCGCAGGGGGCAGTCGGATGACGAACTGCGCAACAGCCTGTTGAAGGGACTGCGCCAGTTCGCGACCCGTCCCGTGGACGACGACATCGCAAAGAAGCTGCTGGAATGCGTGACCTTCGTCGAGGCCGATCCGAAGGACCCGCCGTCGTTCGATCGCCTGCGCGAGCACCTGGATTCGCTGGAATGCGCGCAGGAAACCGGCGGCAACCGACTGTTCTATCTGGCGACGCCGCCCACTGCGTTCGCACCGACGGCGCGCGAGCTCGGCCGCACCGGCATGACGAAGGAGAACGGCGCCTGGCGGCGGCTGGTGATCGAAAAGCCGTTCGGGACCGACCTCGCCTCGGCCAAGGCGCTGAACGCCGAGTTGCTGAAGATCATGGACGAGCACCAGATCTACCGGATCGATCATTATCTCGGCAAGGAGACCGTGCAGAACATCCTGGTGCTGCGCTTTGCCAACGGCATGTTCGAGCCGATCTGGAATCGCAACCACATCGACCACATCCAGATCACGGTGGAGGAGAAGCTCGGCGTCGGCCACCGCGGCGGCTTCTACGATGCCACCGGGGCGCTGCGCGACATGGTGCCGAACCATCTGTTCCAGCTGATGTCGCTGGTGGCGATGGAGCCGCCGGCGCGCTTCGACGCCCATTCCGTGCGCTCCGAGAAGGCCGAGGTGCTCACGTCGATCCAGCAGCCGAGCCGGGAGGATGCGCTGAAGAACTCGGTCCGCGCGCAATATCTCGCAGGCCGCGTCGGCGATGACGAGATCCCGGACTACCGCAAGACCCAGGACGTCAAGCCCGGGAGCAGCACCGAAACCTTCGTTGCGCTGAAGCTTATGATCGACAATTGGCGCTGGGCCGGCGTGCCCTTCTATTTACGCACCGGCAAGGCGCTGGGCCACAAGCGCACCGAGGTCGCGATCAAGTTCAAGCAGGCGCCGCTGTCGATGTTCTCAGGCACGACAGTCGATCGCCTGTCGCAGAATTTTCTCACCATCGGCATCGCACCGACCGAGACCATCGAGCTGCAGTTCAACGCCAAGATCCCCGGACCGAGCGTCACCATCGACGGCGTCGAGATGAAATTCCGCTATGGCGATTATTTTCGGGCCGATCCCTCGACCGGCTACGAGACGCTGATCTACGACTGCATGATCGGCGACAACATCCTGTTCCAGCGCGCCGACGGCATCGAGGCCGGATGGCAGGCGGTGCAGCCGTTCCTGGACGCCTGGAAAAGCGCGGGCACCAACGGCATCGAGACCTACGAAGCCGGCAGCGACGGCCCGGCCTGCGCCGACGAGCTGCTGCGGCGCGACGGACGAAGCTGGCGGAAATTTTCGTGA
- a CDS encoding gluconokinase produces MAGVEAPCALIVMGVSGSGKSTVAEALGERLGWRFEDGDSFHPASNVEKMRAGHPLTDEDRWPWLNAIADEIARVCDEGGHIIIACSALKHTYRDVLLRGRDDVRFVFLKGTKELIAERLAQRRGHFMPPGLLTSQFDTLEPPEAGEHVITVSIDETVEAIVDGIVRQLKLGGAKR; encoded by the coding sequence GTGGCGGGCGTTGAAGCACCTTGTGCATTGATCGTGATGGGCGTGTCGGGTTCGGGCAAGAGCACGGTTGCGGAAGCGCTCGGCGAGCGGCTCGGCTGGCGCTTCGAGGACGGTGACAGCTTTCATCCCGCCAGCAACGTCGAGAAGATGCGGGCCGGCCATCCCCTCACCGACGAGGACCGCTGGCCCTGGCTCAACGCCATCGCAGACGAGATCGCACGGGTGTGCGACGAGGGCGGGCATATCATCATCGCCTGCTCGGCGCTGAAGCACACCTATCGTGACGTGCTGCTGCGTGGACGCGACGACGTCCGCTTCGTGTTCCTGAAGGGCACCAAGGAGCTGATCGCCGAACGGCTCGCGCAGCGCAGGGGTCATTTCATGCCGCCTGGGCTACTGACGAGCCAGTTCGACACGCTGGAGCCGCCGGAGGCGGGCGAGCACGTCATCACCGTCTCGATCGACGAAACCGTCGAAGCGATCGTGGACGGGATCGTACGGCAGCTGAAGCTGGGCGGGGCGAAGCGCTGA
- the malQ gene encoding 4-alpha-glucanotransferase: protein MDLLAQARIKGVQSEFIDALGKLRVTDPVALKSILDALPEKRVYRFVSGPVVVRALGHPRTELATIGAPPLKWKLAAKGEVIAEGETREPVIPWPAGLPLGYHRLTLTDAEGVTEEVPMIVAPERAFGGDFDRGWLLAVQLYSVRSDRNWGIGDFTDLADLVRLAKQLGADGVGLNPLHVLFDDHPADCSPYSPNSRLFLNPLYIDVEAIPEFSADLVPDAAATAARLRQGDRVPYADMAALKWLGLRAAFDSFVTTASAARRKAFDAFRAARAPLLSRFACFEVLRHRFTAPWWEWPVEWQQPDEAKCASLRNGADKREVEFVEFVQWTADSQLHAAKELASQLGMRVGLYLDVAVGVQSNGFDAWNEQMAISRHLAVGAPPDVLNTIGQDWGLAGFNAGGLEAQSFVPFADMLAASMRHAGAIRLDHVLGLKRLYLVPRGFKPDNGAYVQMPFEALLGAVARESAAHKCIVIGEDLGTVPEGFRETMQDFGIWSYLVMMFERDDAGHFRNVDHYRPNALVTLNTHDLSTYAGWRSFGDLKMKRSLGLDPGENDQARWDALGRLDEILRQNGIRANDLYSVLAFLSRTPSRLLAVSMEDLLGVIDQPNIPGTIDEHPNWRQRLPVALDKIAAKVDLTALRAATRERSLNGGS from the coding sequence ATGGATCTTTTAGCTCAAGCCCGGATCAAGGGCGTTCAATCCGAATTCATCGACGCCCTCGGAAAGCTGCGGGTCACCGATCCCGTGGCCCTCAAATCCATTCTCGATGCCCTGCCGGAGAAGCGGGTTTACCGCTTCGTCAGCGGGCCGGTCGTGGTCCGCGCCTTGGGGCATCCGCGCACCGAATTGGCGACGATCGGCGCGCCGCCGCTGAAGTGGAAATTGGCCGCAAAGGGGGAGGTGATCGCCGAGGGCGAGACGCGCGAGCCCGTGATCCCCTGGCCTGCCGGCCTGCCGCTCGGCTATCACCGGTTGACACTGACCGATGCCGAAGGTGTGACGGAAGAGGTGCCGATGATCGTGGCGCCCGAGCGCGCCTTCGGCGGCGATTTCGATCGCGGCTGGCTGCTTGCCGTGCAGCTCTACAGCGTCCGTTCGGACCGCAATTGGGGCATCGGCGATTTCACCGATCTCGCCGATCTCGTCCGGCTCGCAAAGCAGCTGGGGGCTGACGGTGTCGGACTCAATCCGCTGCATGTCCTGTTCGACGACCACCCGGCCGATTGCAGTCCCTACTCGCCGAATAGCCGGCTGTTCCTCAATCCGCTCTATATCGACGTCGAAGCCATTCCCGAATTCTCCGCAGACCTCGTGCCCGACGCGGCCGCGACCGCGGCCCGTCTGCGCCAAGGCGATCGCGTCCCCTATGCCGACATGGCGGCGTTGAAATGGCTGGGCCTGCGCGCCGCCTTTGACAGCTTCGTGACGACGGCAAGCGCGGCGCGCCGCAAGGCGTTCGACGCCTTCCGCGCCGCCCGCGCGCCGCTATTGTCCCGCTTCGCCTGCTTCGAGGTGCTGCGCCATCGTTTCACCGCGCCATGGTGGGAATGGCCGGTTGAATGGCAGCAACCGGACGAGGCGAAATGCGCCAGCTTGCGCAATGGGGCTGACAAGCGCGAGGTCGAGTTCGTCGAATTCGTGCAATGGACCGCAGATAGCCAGCTGCATGCTGCCAAGGAGCTTGCCAGCCAGCTCGGCATGCGCGTCGGGCTCTATCTCGACGTCGCCGTCGGCGTGCAGTCCAACGGCTTCGATGCCTGGAACGAGCAGATGGCGATCTCCCGTCATCTCGCCGTCGGCGCGCCGCCCGACGTGCTCAACACCATCGGCCAGGACTGGGGCCTTGCCGGCTTCAACGCCGGCGGCCTGGAAGCGCAATCCTTCGTGCCGTTCGCCGACATGCTGGCGGCCTCGATGCGCCATGCCGGCGCGATCAGGCTTGATCACGTGCTGGGCCTGAAGCGGCTTTATCTCGTGCCCCGCGGCTTCAAGCCGGATAACGGCGCCTATGTGCAGATGCCGTTCGAGGCGCTGCTTGGCGCCGTGGCGCGCGAGAGCGCGGCCCACAAATGCATCGTGATCGGCGAGGACCTCGGCACCGTGCCGGAAGGTTTTCGCGAGACCATGCAGGATTTCGGCATCTGGTCCTATCTCGTCATGATGTTCGAGCGCGACGATGCCGGCCATTTCCGCAATGTCGACCATTACCGGCCCAACGCGCTGGTCACGCTGAACACGCATGACCTGTCGACCTATGCCGGCTGGCGCTCATTCGGCGACCTGAAGATGAAGCGCTCGCTCGGGCTCGATCCCGGCGAGAACGACCAGGCGCGCTGGGATGCGCTCGGCAGGCTCGACGAGATCCTGCGCCAGAACGGCATTCGTGCCAACGACCTCTATTCGGTGCTCGCCTTCCTGTCGCGCACGCCGTCGCGGCTGCTCGCGGTCTCCATGGAGGATCTGCTCGGCGTGATCGACCAGCCCAACATTCCCGGCACGATCGACGAACATCCGAACTGGCGCCAGCGCCTGCCTGTTGCGCTCGACAAGATCGCCGCGAAGGTCGATCTCACGGCCTTGCGAGCAGCGACGCGGGAACGTTCGTTGAATGGCGGGAGTTGA
- the pgl gene encoding 6-phosphogluconolactonase produces MAAAGPPELIVAADAGALAQAAAERVIARITANPSRIAICLTGGSSPKKLYQLLGSDPWRGKIPWDRVHWFIGDERFVPDSDPLNNMAVARATFLDRNAPSGHIHPIPTTADNPDRSAEAYARELQAFYGSESLDPARPLFDLVLMGAGPDGHTASLFPGFPEIEETERWVVGVPKANVAPFVPRVSLTLPALASCREMLFEIAGHDKQPILTRIVNGETLPALRARSNGETVWLVDRAALPEDIRGGR; encoded by the coding sequence ATGGCGGCGGCCGGACCGCCGGAGCTGATCGTCGCGGCCGACGCCGGGGCGCTGGCGCAGGCCGCGGCCGAACGGGTGATTGCGCGGATCACGGCCAACCCCTCCCGCATCGCGATCTGCCTCACCGGCGGCTCCAGCCCGAAGAAGCTCTATCAATTGCTCGGCAGCGACCCCTGGCGGGGCAAGATCCCGTGGGACCGCGTGCACTGGTTCATCGGCGACGAACGCTTCGTGCCCGACAGCGATCCGCTCAACAACATGGCGGTCGCGCGCGCGACCTTTCTCGACCGCAATGCGCCTTCCGGCCATATCCACCCGATCCCGACCACGGCCGACAATCCAGACCGAAGCGCTGAGGCCTATGCGCGCGAGCTGCAGGCCTTCTACGGTTCTGAAAGTCTCGATCCGGCGCGGCCGCTGTTCGACCTGGTGCTGATGGGCGCCGGCCCCGACGGCCACACCGCCTCGCTCTTCCCGGGCTTCCCCGAAATCGAGGAGACCGAACGCTGGGTCGTCGGGGTGCCCAAGGCCAATGTCGCGCCTTTCGTGCCGCGGGTCTCGCTCACTTTGCCCGCTTTGGCGTCCTGCCGCGAAATGCTGTTCGAGATTGCCGGGCATGACAAGCAGCCGATCTTGACGCGCATCGTCAATGGCGAGACTCTGCCGGCCTTACGCGCGCGCTCGAATGGTGAGACCGTCTGGCTGGTCGACAGGGCCGCGCTTCCGGAGGACATTCGTGGCGGGCGTTGA
- a CDS encoding glycoside hydrolase family 15 protein, whose protein sequence is MSQRIEDYALIGDCETAALVGRNGSIDWLCWPAFDSDACFAAILGSDKNGRWLVTPAEDVTSISRRYLGNTLILETRFETKSGTVALIDFMPPRGKASDIVRLVRGVSGAVKMRMELVIRFGFGIDIPWVRRIDHSLMAIASQDMTVLRTPVEIRGEDLTTVADFEVKAGETVPFVLTYGPSHLEPPAPIDPEIALQDTEKFWQDWCGHCTRDGDYQDLVMRSLITLKALTFAPTGGIVAAPTTSLPEKLGGSRNWDYRFCWLRDATFTLLALMNSGYTEEALAWHNWLLRAAAGSPANMQIMYGIWGQRRLLEWEAGWLEGYEGAKPVRVGNAAHAQLQLDVYGELIDAFHQSRMAKLKLDDETTWALECAVLNHLAEVWDRPDHGIWERRGQPRHYVFSKVMTWVAFDRGIKSAETFGFKAPLLHWRTLREAIHRDVCNRGFDVEENAFVESYGSKLLDASVLLLPAVGFLPPSDPRIRGTIAAVETCLVRDGFVLRHDPRELPAGQPPLEGAFLACSLWLADAHVLAGDLDKAQILLDRVAGIANDVGLLAEEYDSVARRQTGNFPQALTHIALINTAHNLSAARQQCDKPAVQRSK, encoded by the coding sequence TTGTCTCAGAGGATCGAGGACTATGCGCTGATCGGTGATTGCGAGACCGCGGCGCTGGTCGGGCGCAACGGCTCGATCGACTGGCTGTGCTGGCCCGCCTTCGATTCCGATGCCTGCTTTGCCGCCATCCTCGGCAGCGATAAGAACGGCCGCTGGCTGGTTACGCCGGCCGAGGACGTCACCAGCATCTCACGCCGCTATCTCGGCAACACTCTCATCCTCGAAACGCGTTTCGAGACGAAGAGCGGCACCGTCGCGCTGATCGATTTCATGCCGCCGCGCGGCAAGGCGTCCGACATCGTGCGGCTGGTCCGCGGCGTCAGCGGCGCGGTGAAGATGCGGATGGAGCTCGTCATCCGCTTCGGCTTCGGCATCGATATCCCCTGGGTGCGGCGGATCGACCATTCGCTGATGGCCATCGCCAGCCAGGATATGACCGTGCTGCGCACGCCTGTCGAGATTCGCGGCGAGGATCTGACCACGGTTGCCGATTTCGAGGTGAAGGCCGGCGAGACGGTACCCTTCGTGCTGACCTACGGCCCCTCGCATCTGGAGCCGCCCGCGCCGATCGATCCGGAGATCGCGCTTCAGGACACCGAAAAGTTTTGGCAGGATTGGTGCGGCCATTGCACCCGCGACGGCGACTATCAAGACCTCGTCATGCGCTCGCTGATCACGCTGAAGGCGCTGACCTTCGCGCCGACCGGCGGCATCGTCGCGGCACCCACCACCTCGCTGCCGGAAAAGCTCGGGGGCAGCAGGAACTGGGACTATCGCTTCTGCTGGCTGCGCGATGCCACCTTCACGCTGCTGGCGCTGATGAACTCGGGATACACCGAGGAAGCCCTGGCTTGGCACAATTGGCTGCTGCGCGCGGCGGCCGGCTCGCCGGCGAACATGCAGATCATGTACGGCATCTGGGGCCAGCGGAGGCTCTTGGAATGGGAGGCGGGCTGGCTCGAGGGCTATGAGGGCGCCAAGCCGGTGCGCGTCGGCAATGCCGCACATGCGCAGCTCCAGCTCGACGTCTATGGCGAATTGATCGACGCCTTCCACCAGTCGCGCATGGCCAAGCTCAAGCTGGACGACGAAACGACATGGGCGCTGGAATGTGCCGTGCTCAATCATCTGGCCGAAGTCTGGGACCGGCCCGATCACGGCATCTGGGAGCGGCGCGGCCAGCCCAGGCACTACGTCTTCTCCAAGGTGATGACCTGGGTCGCCTTCGACCGCGGCATCAAGAGCGCCGAGACCTTCGGCTTCAAGGCGCCGCTGCTGCACTGGCGTACGTTGCGCGAGGCCATTCATCGCGACGTCTGCAACCGGGGGTTCGACGTGGAGGAAAATGCCTTCGTCGAATCCTACGGCTCGAAATTGCTCGATGCCAGCGTGCTGCTGCTGCCGGCCGTGGGCTTTTTGCCGCCGTCGGACCCGCGCATCCGTGGCACCATCGCCGCGGTCGAGACATGTCTGGTGCGCGACGGCTTCGTGCTGCGGCACGATCCGCGCGAGCTGCCTGCAGGGCAGCCGCCGCTCGAAGGCGCGTTCCTGGCCTGCAGCCTGTGGCTCGCCGATGCCCATGTGCTCGCCGGCGATCTCGACAAGGCGCAGATCTTGCTCGATCGCGTGGCCGGCATCGCGAACGACGTCGGGCTGCTGGCCGAGGAATACGATTCAGTCGCCCGGCGCCAGACCGGCAATTTCCCGCAGGCGCTGACCCACATCGCGCTGATCAACACCGCGCACAATCTGTCGGCGGCAAGGCAACAGTGCGACAAGCCGGCGGTGCAGCGGTCGAAGTAG
- a CDS encoding HAD family hydrolase, translated as MTQISLVVSDVDGTLLTKDKTLTERARGAVQRLHKAGIGFTITSSRPAIGMRVLIEPLALWLPVGPFNGSSIVDPEMRPVEQHLIPASAAERSLQILREFGADIWLFTTDKWLIDNPSGKYVAHEQHTIRSDPTIVTDFSPYLSSACKIVGASADAAGLEACEKAMQEALGSEATAVRSQTYYLDITPPGFNKGTFVEAMARRLGIATGAVATIGDMQNDLAMFAVSGISIAMGNATDYVKDQATHVTASNEQDGFAEAMEMILKWNGVG; from the coding sequence ATGACGCAAATCTCCCTCGTGGTCTCCGACGTCGACGGCACGCTGCTGACCAAGGACAAGACGCTGACGGAACGCGCGAGGGGTGCGGTGCAGCGGCTGCACAAGGCCGGCATCGGCTTCACCATCACCTCCAGCCGTCCCGCCATCGGCATGCGAGTCCTGATCGAGCCGCTGGCGCTCTGGCTGCCGGTCGGCCCCTTCAACGGCTCCTCGATCGTCGATCCCGAGATGCGGCCGGTCGAACAGCACCTGATCCCGGCCAGTGCGGCCGAGCGGTCCTTGCAGATCCTCCGCGAATTCGGCGCCGACATCTGGCTGTTCACCACCGACAAGTGGCTGATCGACAACCCCAGCGGTAAATACGTCGCGCACGAGCAGCATACGATCCGCTCCGATCCCACCATCGTGACGGACTTTTCGCCTTACCTGTCGAGCGCCTGCAAGATCGTCGGCGCCAGCGCCGACGCCGCCGGCCTCGAGGCTTGCGAGAAGGCGATGCAGGAGGCGCTCGGCAGCGAGGCCACCGCGGTGCGCTCGCAGACCTATTATCTCGACATCACCCCGCCGGGCTTCAACAAGGGCACATTCGTGGAGGCGATGGCCAGGCGCCTGGGCATTGCGACCGGCGCCGTCGCCACCATCGGCGACATGCAGAACGACCTTGCGATGTTCGCCGTCAGCGGCATCTCGATCGCCATGGGCAACGCCACCGACTACGTCAAGGACCAAGCGACGCACGTCACTGCGAGCAACGAGCAGGATGGCTTTGCCGAGGCGATGGAGATGATCTTGAAGTGGAATGGGGTGGGCTGA